From the genome of Arvicola amphibius chromosome 9, mArvAmp1.2, whole genome shotgun sequence, one region includes:
- the Nrm gene encoding nurim isoform X1, with protein MAPALLLVPAALASFILAFGTGVEFVRFTSLRPLLGGIPESGGPDARYGWLAALQDRSVLTSLAWDLGLLLLFVVQHSLMATETVKAWTSRYFGVLQRSLYVACTALALQLVMRYWETVPRGPVLWEARAEPWATWVPLLCFVLHVISWLLIFSILLVFDYAELMGLKQVYYHVLGLGEPLALKSPRALRLFSHLRHPVCVELLTVLWVVPTLGTDRLLLALLLTLYLGLAHGLDQQDLRYLRSQLQRKLQLLSRPQDGEAESCPTDPRCLLFFNSVSYRGVSRF; from the exons ATGGCCCCGGCGCTGCTGCTGGTCCCGGCGGCCCTCGCCTCCTTCATCCTGGCCTTTGGCACCGGAGTGGAGTTCGTGCGCTTCACCTCCCTGCGGCCGCTGCTTGGAGGGATCCCGGAGTCCGGTGGTCCGG ATGCCCGCTATGGGTGGTTGGCTGCCTTGCAGGACCGAAGCGTTCTTACCTCCCTGGCTTGGGATCTTGGGCTTCTGCTATTGTTTGTGGTGCAACATAGCCTCATGGCAACTGAGACAGTGAAGGCGTGGACATCCCGGTACTTTGGAGTCCTTCAGAGGTCACTGTACGTGGCCTGCACTGCGCTGGCCTTACAG CTGGTGATGCGGTACTGGGAGACTGTACCCAGGGGCCCAGTATTGTGGGAGGCTCGAGCTGAACCTTGGGCCACCTGGGTGCCCCTTCTCTGCTTTGTGCTCCACGTCATTTCCTGGCTCCTCATCTTCAGCATCCTTCTGGTCTTTGACTACGCTGAACTCATGGGCCTCAAACAG gTATATTACCATGTACTGGGGCTGGGTGAGCCTCTGGCTCTGAAGTCTCCTCGGGCTCTGAGACTCTTTTCCCACCTTCGACACCCAGTATGTGTGGAACTTCTAACGGTGCTGTGGGTGGTTCCCACCCTGGGCACTGACCGCCTCCTCCTGGCTCTTCTCCTTACCCTCTACCTTGGCTTGGCTCACGGGCTTGACCAGCAAGATCTCCGCTACCTTCGGTCTCAGTTACAAAGAAAACTCCAGCTTCTCTCCAGACCCCAGGACGGGGAAGCAGA GTCCTGCCCTACAGATCCTAGGTGTCTCCTGTTTTTTAACTCGGTCTCCTACCGCGGTGTCTCCCGTTTTTAA
- the Nrm gene encoding nurim isoform X2: protein MAPALLLVPAALASFILAFGTGVEFVRFTSLRPLLGGIPESGGPDARYGWLAALQDRSVLTSLAWDLGLLLLFVVQHSLMATETVKAWTSRYFGVLQRSLYVACTALALQLVMRYWETVPRGPVLWEARAEPWATWVPLLCFVLHVISWLLIFSILLVFDYAELMGLKQVYYHVLGLGEPLALKSPRALRLFSHLRHPVCVELLTVLWVVPTLGTDRLLLALLLTLYLGLAHGLDQQDLRYLRSQLQRKLQLLSRPQDGEAE from the exons ATGGCCCCGGCGCTGCTGCTGGTCCCGGCGGCCCTCGCCTCCTTCATCCTGGCCTTTGGCACCGGAGTGGAGTTCGTGCGCTTCACCTCCCTGCGGCCGCTGCTTGGAGGGATCCCGGAGTCCGGTGGTCCGG ATGCCCGCTATGGGTGGTTGGCTGCCTTGCAGGACCGAAGCGTTCTTACCTCCCTGGCTTGGGATCTTGGGCTTCTGCTATTGTTTGTGGTGCAACATAGCCTCATGGCAACTGAGACAGTGAAGGCGTGGACATCCCGGTACTTTGGAGTCCTTCAGAGGTCACTGTACGTGGCCTGCACTGCGCTGGCCTTACAG CTGGTGATGCGGTACTGGGAGACTGTACCCAGGGGCCCAGTATTGTGGGAGGCTCGAGCTGAACCTTGGGCCACCTGGGTGCCCCTTCTCTGCTTTGTGCTCCACGTCATTTCCTGGCTCCTCATCTTCAGCATCCTTCTGGTCTTTGACTACGCTGAACTCATGGGCCTCAAACAG gTATATTACCATGTACTGGGGCTGGGTGAGCCTCTGGCTCTGAAGTCTCCTCGGGCTCTGAGACTCTTTTCCCACCTTCGACACCCAGTATGTGTGGAACTTCTAACGGTGCTGTGGGTGGTTCCCACCCTGGGCACTGACCGCCTCCTCCTGGCTCTTCTCCTTACCCTCTACCTTGGCTTGGCTCACGGGCTTGACCAGCAAGATCTCCGCTACCTTCGGTCTCAGTTACAAAGAAAACTCCAGCTTCTCTCCAGACCCCAGGACGGGGAAGCAGAGTGA
- the Ppp1r18 gene encoding phostensin, producing MTAIPDWKLQLLARRRQEEAAVRGREKAERDRLSQMPAWKRGILERRKAKLGLPPGEASPVPGTAEAGPPDPDESAVLLEAIGPVHQNRFIQQERQRQQQHRNEVLTDRKPGPLEALERRSSPSNLREQSPKGRESREERLSPREARDKRLLTGGAQESCSRTSDARDWRQSPAEARDLSSRPAEVQKWRLSPGETPEESLRLASPGDDSPKRKEVLESRLSPGESGDQKACLTEAYKWNLDPKKTQKQSSIQLEATEWRLNSRDEGKDYLEECGRKEEKPSPGIVLDQSPGPKEGQDTISGDVETAAERKPSPVEDGDRISRPTEGWKWTLNSGKARERGIETRTQKPDPPASSEKHLGPSGLEAEEEAEKEEAGAQSRPLRAQQNLCAGPSPLPPEHAGAGTEGSRQQEEEAAEPRPPTTAPLSPPPPAPAAPQPPGDPLMSRLFYGVKAGPGVGAPRRSGHTFTVNPRRCVPPASPAPPATPATADAAGPGSGKKRYPTAEEILVLGGYLRLSRSCLVKGSPERHHKQLKISFSETALETTYQYPSESSVLEDLGPEPETPSAPTPLATQPDDDDEEEEEELLLQPGLQGGLHTKALIVDESCRR from the exons ATGACTGCTATCCCAGATTGGAAGCTACAGTTGCTAGCCCGGCGGCGGCAGGAGGAGGCAGCGGTTCGTGGCCGTGAGAAAGCAGAACGGGATCGCCTGTCTCAGATGCCAGCCTGGAAGCGGGGAATCCTGGAACGTCGCAAGGCCAAGTTGGGCCTGCCTCCTGGAGAGGCGAGCCCTGTGCCTGGGACCGCAGAGGCTGGACCTCCGGACCCAGATGAATCCGCTGTCCTTTTGGAGGCTATTGGGCCAGTACATCAGAACCGATTCATCCAACAGGAGCgacagcggcagcagcagcatcGAAATGAAGTACTTACTGATAGGAAGCCTGGACCTCTGGAGGCTCTAGAACGGAGATCAAGTCCTAGTAATTTAAGAGAGCAGAGCCCCAAGGGAAGAGAGTCAAGAGAAGAGAGGCTAAgtcccagggaggccagagatAAGAGGCTGTTGACAGGGGGAGCCCAAGAGTCATGTTCCAGGACTTCGGATGCTCGAGACTGGAGGCAGagccctgcagaggccagagacctgagttccagaccagcagaGGTTCAGAAATGGAGGCTGAGCCCTGGAGAAACTCCAGAAGAGAGCCTGAGATTAGCAAGTCCTGGAGATGACAGTCCCAAGAGAAAAGAGGTATTGGAAAGCAGACTGAGCCCCGGGGAGTCTGGCGACCAGAAGGCCTGCCTGACAGAGGCCTATAAATGGAATCTTGACCcgaaaaaaacccagaaacagagcTCAATACAACTGGAGGCCACAGAGTGGAGGCTGAACTCAAGAGACGAGGGGAAAGACTACTTGGAGgagtgtgggagaaaggaagaaaaaccgAGTCCGGGGATTGTCCTAGACCAGTCTCCAGGGCCAAAAGAGGGCCAAGACACCATCTCTGGAGACGTGGAGACTGCTGCTGAGCGGAAGCCTAGCCCTGTGgaggatggagacaggatctcaagacCCACAGAAGGCTGGAAATGGACCTTAAACTCTGGGAAAGCCCGAGAACGGGGCATAGAGACACGAACTCAGAAACCGGATCCTCCAGCATCTTCAGAGAAGCACCTGGGGCCTTCTGGTTTGGAGGCTGAAGAGGAGGCTGAGAAGGAGGAGGCGGGGGCTCAGAGCAGGCCTCTGAGAGCCCAGCAGAACCTCTGCGCTgggccctcccccctcccaccagAGCACGCTGGGGCTGGGACGGAAGgctccagacagcaggaagaggaagcagcagaACCCCGGCCCCCAACGACAGCCcctctgtctcccccacccccagccccagctgccCCCCAGCCCCCTGGGGATCCCCTCATGAGCCGTCTGTTCTATGGGGTGAAGGCAGGACCGGGGGTGGGGGCCCCCCGCCGTAGCGGACACACCTTCACTGTCAACCCACGGAGGTGTGTGCCCCCTGCCAGCCCAGCCCCACCGGCCACCCCAGCCACAGCTGATGCTGCAGGGCCTGGATCCGGGAAGAAGCGGTACCCAACTGCTGAGGAGATCTTGGTGCTGGGGGGCTACCTCCGTCTCAGCCGCAGCTGCCTTGTCAAGGGGTCCCCTGAAAGACATCACAAACAG cTCAAGATCTCCTTCAGTGAGACGGCCCTGGAGACCACGTACCAATACCCTTCCGAGAGCTCGGTACTGGAGGATCTGGGCCCGGAGCCTGAGACCCCCAGTGCGCCCACCCCCTTGGCAACACAGCCTGACGACGacgatgaggaggaggaagaggagttgcTACTGCAGCCGGGGCTCCAGGGCGGGCTGCACACCAAGGCCCTAATCGTGG ATGAGTCCTGCCGGCGGTGA